From one Kwoniella dejecticola CBS 10117 chromosome 2, complete sequence genomic stretch:
- a CDS encoding ribosome biogenesis protein YTM1, producing MADINMSSAGVGSTSAAANATGSTVQLPINLFTRSTNDAIPQSTYLIPASWRRFQLSELINKVLQNNSDNGKKPVPFEFLINGEVLRGSLESWSKKNRGNDEETTIDIEYVRSTLPPQEVGRVEVEDWVSGLSLSRKGYILLSSYLSHLQILPLSSASTSSALYTLSLPTSLGATSCTWVSPPSQNNDILLAAGGVDRLTHVYTIPSLSPDTAQSSPPRELYTLHGHTQPVSTVIASESGKEIVSGSWDGLLNLYALPSTEPDEHQVAAEPLNYLPGQGNKKRRKMEKENPREPIEGLLDNDSTGEGGWRRVPDITFKGHTGRIGGAVWDKADQGKIWSAGWDGSVRGWDLNSGINSVVRQGPFDKSGLCIDQFAANGTLATGNMDRTICLWDTRQATSMISLTLQTTSPIPSIKTHPTSSFTLASATYAGTVQIWDIRSPKNSLFSVSNANRKERKVTKNGKVLGERLLALDWDGEVLVAGGEDGEVGIWNAAGA from the exons ATGGCAGATATCAACATGAGTTCAGCTGGGGTCGGGAGTACCTCAGCCGCTGCCAATGCCACTGGGTCTACCGTTCAACTACCTATCAACCTATTCACTCGATCCACGAACGATGCTATCCCTCAATCAACATACCTCATACCCGCTTCGTGGCGTCGATTCCAGCTTTCTGAACTGATCAACAAGGTCCTCCAGAACAACTCGGATAATGGCAAGAAACCAGTCCCGTTTGAATTTCTGATTAATGGGGAAGTGCTTCGAGGTAGTTTGGAAAGTTGGAGTAAGAAGAACAGGGGAAACGACGAGGAGACTACGATAGATATTGAATATGTCAGAAGTACATTACCCCCTCAGGAAGTAGGCCGAGTAGAGGTCGAGGATTGGGTCAGTGGCTTAAGTCTTAGTAGAAAAGG GTACATCCTCCTCTCATCATACCTGTCACACTTACAGATCCTCCCCTTATCCTCCGCATCAACTTCCTCAGCTCTATACACCCTTTCTCTACCTACATCGCTCGGAGCCACATCATGTACATGGGTATCTCCCCCTTCGCAGAACAATGACATCCTCTTAGCTGCAGGGGGTGTCGACCGACTAACTCACGTATACACCATACCGTCCTTATCCCCCGACACCGCCCAATCTTCCCCTCCAAGAGAGCTCTACACACTGCATGGTCACACACAGCCAGTATCGACGGTCATCGCTTCGGAAAGCGGGAAAGAAATCGTTTCCGGATCATGGGACGGTCTACTGAATCTATACGCCTTACCTTCGACCGAGCCGGACGAGCATCAGGTGGCTGCGGAACCCCTGAATTATTTGCCTGGACAAGGAAATaagaagaggcggaagatggagaaagagaatccACGAGAACCGATAGAGGGTCTACTGGATAATGATTCGACCGGGGAAGGAGGTTGGAGAAGGGTCCCTGATATAACTTTCAAGGGACATACAGGACGGATCGGAGGTGCGGTCTGGGACAAAGCGGATCAAGGAAAGATATGGTCAGCTGGATGGGATGGGTCGGTCAGAGGTTGGGATCTGAATTCGGGTATCAATTCGGTAGTCAGG CAAGGACCATTCGATAAATCCGGCTTATGTATCGACCAATTCGCAGCCAACGGTACCTTAGCCACAGGAAATATGGACCGAACAATCTGTCTGTGGGACACAAGGCAGG CAACATCCATGATCTCATTGACCCTTCAAACCACCTCtccaatcccatcaatcaagacCCACCCAACATCAAGTTTCACCTTGGCATCCGCTACGTACGCCGGAACCGTCCAGATATGGGATATAAGGTCGCCCAAGAACTCGTTATTCTCAGTCTCCAACGCGAAtagaaaggaaagaaaggtgaCTAAGAATGGGAAAGTGCTTGGAGAGAGGTTATTGGCGCTCGACTGGGATGGAGAGGTTTTAGTTGCTGGAGGAGAGGACGGGGAGGTCGGTATATGGAATGCTGCGGGCGCGTAG